A section of the Oncorhynchus tshawytscha isolate Ot180627B linkage group LG09, Otsh_v2.0, whole genome shotgun sequence genome encodes:
- the LOC112257460 gene encoding heterogeneous nuclear ribonucleoprotein D-like: METEGQVDFSTDEFPEGSKINASKNQQDDGKMFIGGLSWDTSKTDLTDYLSKFGEVLDCTIKTDLMTGRSRGFGFVLFRDSESVDRVLELKEHKLDGKLIDPKRAKAMKGKEPPKKVFVGGLSPDTPEEEIREYFGAFGDIDSIELPMDTKTNERRGFCFVTYCEETPVQKLLECRYHQVGSGKCEIKVAQPKEVYRQQQQHRGERGGYEGGRGSGGYRGRGRGGQSNYNQGYNGYYSQNYGSYGNGYNQGYNGYAGYDYSGYNYNSYGYGQGYDDYNGQQSSYGKASREVTTHQNNYQPY, translated from the exons ATGGAGACCGAAGGCCAGGTTGACTTCAGTACAGACGAGTTTCCAGAGGGCTCCAAGATAAATGCAAGCAAAAACCAGCAGGATGACGG CAAGATGTTCATTGGAGGGCTCAGTTGGGACACCAGCAAAACAGACCTCACGGATTACCTGTCGAAGTTTGGAGAGGTTCTGGACTGCACCATCAAAACAGACCTGATGACGGGCCGGTCCCGGGGCTTCGGCTTTGTTCTCTTCAGAGACTCAGAGAGTGTAGACCGG GTGTTGGAGCTGAAGGAGCACAAGCTGGACGGGAAGCTGATCGATCCAAAGAGGGCCAAAGCCATGAAGGGGAAGGAACCGCCCAAGAAGGTGTTTGTTGGAGGCCTCAGCCCAGATACCCCAGAGGAGGAAATCAGAGAATACTTTGGCGCTTTTGGAGAT ATTGACAGCATCGAGCTTCCCATGGACACCAAAACCAACGAGCGACGTGGGTTTTGCTTCGTGACCTACTGTGAGGAGACTCCTGTTCAAAAGCTGTTGGAGTGCAGATACCACCAAGTTGGGAGTGGAAAG TGTGAAATCAAAGTGGCCCAGCCCAAAGAAGTGTATAGACAGCAGCAACAACACAGAGGAGAGCGGGGAGGCTacgaaggagggagaggaagtggcGGATACAGGGGCCGGGGACGAGGAG GTCAGAGTAACTACAACCAAGGTTACAACGGCTACTACAGCCAGAACTATGGTAGCTACGGCAATGGATACAACCAGGGCTACAATGGCTACGCGGGCTATGACTACTCTGGCTACAACTATAATAGTTATGGTTATGGACAGGGATACGACGACTACAATG GCCAGCAGAGCAGCTATGGGAAGGCCTCTCGAGAGGTCACAACCCACCAGAACAACTACCAGCCTTACTGA
- the hnrnpd gene encoding heterogeneous nuclear ribonucleoprotein D0 isoform X4, with protein sequence MSDLETGEDPTVVKMEEDGEASTEEQTPTVAEGGQAGESEGSKIDASKNEEDEGKMFVGGLSWDTTKKDLKDYFSKFGEVVDCTLKLDPMTGRSRGFGFVLFKAANSVDKVVLQKDHKLNGKVIDPKKAKAMKNKEPIRKVFVGGLSPDTPEEKIREYFGAFGEVESIELPMETKTNKRRGFCFITFKEEERVKKIMEKKYHNIGLSKCEIKVAMSKEQYQQQHWGGEGRGGYPSRPPGRQGPNQNWNQGYGNYWNQGYGNNYGNYGYNNQGYGGYDYSGYNNYYGGYDQQGGYGKSPRRGGHQNNYKPY encoded by the exons ATGTCGGACCTTGAAACCGGTGAAGATCCAACTGTGGTGAAAATGGAGGAGGACGGAGAGGCTAGCACCGAAGAGCAGACGCCGACTGTTGCAGAGGGCGGCCAGGCAGGAGAATCCGAGGGATCAAAGATTGATGCCAGCAAAAACGAAGAGGATGAGGG GAAAATGTTTGTTGGTGGTCTGAGCTGGGACACAACAAAGAAGGATTTGAAGGATTACTTCTCCAAGTTTGGGGAGGTGGTAGACTGCACCCTGAAGCTTGACCCCATGACAGGCCGGTCCCGAGGGTTCGGCTTTGTTCTGTTTAAAGCAGCTAACAGCGTTGATAAG GTGGTTTTACAGAAGGACCACAAGCTGAATGGGAAGGTGATCGACCCTAAGAAGGCCAAGGCCATGAAGAACAAGGAGCCCATCAGAAAGGTCTTTGTAGGAGGTCTTTCTCCAGATACTCCAGAGGAGAAGATCAGAGAATATTTCGGTGCCTTTGGAGAG GTGGAGTCCATTGAGCTCCCCATGGAAACCAAAACCAACAAGAGACGAGGCTTCTGCTTCATCACCttcaaagaggaggagagagtgaagaagaTCATGGAGAAAAAGTACCATAATATAGGATTAAGCAAG TGTGAGATTAAGGTGGCCATGTCCAAGGAGCAGTACCAGCAGCAGCACTGGGGGGGAGAAGGCAGAGGGGGATACCCCTCCAGGCCTCCCGGCAGACAGG GACCCAATCAGAATTGGAACCAGGGATATGGCAACTACTGGAACCAAGGTTACGGCAACAACTACGGCAACTATGGCTACAACAACCAAGGCTACGGTGGCTATGATTACTCTGGTTACAACAACTATTACGGCGGATATG ACCAGCAGGGTGGTTATGGGAAGTCCCCCAGGCGAGGTGGTCACCAAAACAATTACAAGCCGTATTGA
- the hnrnpd gene encoding heterogeneous nuclear ribonucleoprotein D0 isoform X3, with protein sequence MSDLETGEDPTVVKMEEDGEASTEEQTPTVAEGGQAGESEGSKIDASKNEEDEGKMFVGGLSWDTTKKDLKDYFSKFGEVVDCTLKLDPMTGRSRGFGFVLFKAANSVDKVVLQKDHKLNGKVIDPKKAKAMKNKEPIRKVFVGGLSPDTPEEKIREYFGAFGEVESIELPMETKTNKRRGFCFITFKEEERVKKIMEKKYHNIGLSKCEIKVAMSKEQYQQQHWGGEGRGGYPSRPPGRQGPNQNWNQGYGNYWNQGYGNNYGNYGYNNQGYGGYDYSGYNNYYGGYADQQGGYGKSPRRGGHQNNYKPY encoded by the exons ATGTCGGACCTTGAAACCGGTGAAGATCCAACTGTGGTGAAAATGGAGGAGGACGGAGAGGCTAGCACCGAAGAGCAGACGCCGACTGTTGCAGAGGGCGGCCAGGCAGGAGAATCCGAGGGATCAAAGATTGATGCCAGCAAAAACGAAGAGGATGAGGG GAAAATGTTTGTTGGTGGTCTGAGCTGGGACACAACAAAGAAGGATTTGAAGGATTACTTCTCCAAGTTTGGGGAGGTGGTAGACTGCACCCTGAAGCTTGACCCCATGACAGGCCGGTCCCGAGGGTTCGGCTTTGTTCTGTTTAAAGCAGCTAACAGCGTTGATAAG GTGGTTTTACAGAAGGACCACAAGCTGAATGGGAAGGTGATCGACCCTAAGAAGGCCAAGGCCATGAAGAACAAGGAGCCCATCAGAAAGGTCTTTGTAGGAGGTCTTTCTCCAGATACTCCAGAGGAGAAGATCAGAGAATATTTCGGTGCCTTTGGAGAG GTGGAGTCCATTGAGCTCCCCATGGAAACCAAAACCAACAAGAGACGAGGCTTCTGCTTCATCACCttcaaagaggaggagagagtgaagaagaTCATGGAGAAAAAGTACCATAATATAGGATTAAGCAAG TGTGAGATTAAGGTGGCCATGTCCAAGGAGCAGTACCAGCAGCAGCACTGGGGGGGAGAAGGCAGAGGGGGATACCCCTCCAGGCCTCCCGGCAGACAGG GACCCAATCAGAATTGGAACCAGGGATATGGCAACTACTGGAACCAAGGTTACGGCAACAACTACGGCAACTATGGCTACAACAACCAAGGCTACGGTGGCTATGATTACTCTGGTTACAACAACTATTACGGCGGATATG CAGACCAGCAGGGTGGTTATGGGAAGTCCCCCAGGCGAGGTGGTCACCAAAACAATTACAAGCCGTATTGA
- the hnrnpd gene encoding heterogeneous nuclear ribonucleoprotein D0 isoform X2: protein MSDLETGEDPTVVKMEEDGEASTEEQTPTVAEGGQAGESEGSKIDASKNEEDEGKMFVGGLSWDTTKKDLKDYFSKFGEVVDCTLKLDPMTGRSRGFGFVLFKAANSVDKVVLQKDHKLNGKVIDPKKAKAMKNKEPIRKVFVGGLSPDTPEEKIREYFGAFGEVESIELPMETKTNKRRGFCFITFKEEERVKKIMEKKYHNIGLSKCEIKVAMSKEQYQQQHWGGEGRGGYPSRPPGRQGPNQNWNQGYGNYWNQGYGNNYGNYGYNNQGYGGYDYSGYNNYYGGYGDYSNQQGGYGKSPRRGGHQNNYKPY from the exons ATGTCGGACCTTGAAACCGGTGAAGATCCAACTGTGGTGAAAATGGAGGAGGACGGAGAGGCTAGCACCGAAGAGCAGACGCCGACTGTTGCAGAGGGCGGCCAGGCAGGAGAATCCGAGGGATCAAAGATTGATGCCAGCAAAAACGAAGAGGATGAGGG GAAAATGTTTGTTGGTGGTCTGAGCTGGGACACAACAAAGAAGGATTTGAAGGATTACTTCTCCAAGTTTGGGGAGGTGGTAGACTGCACCCTGAAGCTTGACCCCATGACAGGCCGGTCCCGAGGGTTCGGCTTTGTTCTGTTTAAAGCAGCTAACAGCGTTGATAAG GTGGTTTTACAGAAGGACCACAAGCTGAATGGGAAGGTGATCGACCCTAAGAAGGCCAAGGCCATGAAGAACAAGGAGCCCATCAGAAAGGTCTTTGTAGGAGGTCTTTCTCCAGATACTCCAGAGGAGAAGATCAGAGAATATTTCGGTGCCTTTGGAGAG GTGGAGTCCATTGAGCTCCCCATGGAAACCAAAACCAACAAGAGACGAGGCTTCTGCTTCATCACCttcaaagaggaggagagagtgaagaagaTCATGGAGAAAAAGTACCATAATATAGGATTAAGCAAG TGTGAGATTAAGGTGGCCATGTCCAAGGAGCAGTACCAGCAGCAGCACTGGGGGGGAGAAGGCAGAGGGGGATACCCCTCCAGGCCTCCCGGCAGACAGG GACCCAATCAGAATTGGAACCAGGGATATGGCAACTACTGGAACCAAGGTTACGGCAACAACTACGGCAACTATGGCTACAACAACCAAGGCTACGGTGGCTATGATTACTCTGGTTACAACAACTATTACGGCGGATATGGTGACTACAGCA ACCAGCAGGGTGGTTATGGGAAGTCCCCCAGGCGAGGTGGTCACCAAAACAATTACAAGCCGTATTGA
- the hnrnpd gene encoding heterogeneous nuclear ribonucleoprotein D0 isoform X1, translating into MSDLETGEDPTVVKMEEDGEASTEEQTPTVAEGGQAGESEGSKIDASKNEEDEGKMFVGGLSWDTTKKDLKDYFSKFGEVVDCTLKLDPMTGRSRGFGFVLFKAANSVDKVVLQKDHKLNGKVIDPKKAKAMKNKEPIRKVFVGGLSPDTPEEKIREYFGAFGEVESIELPMETKTNKRRGFCFITFKEEERVKKIMEKKYHNIGLSKCEIKVAMSKEQYQQQHWGGEGRGGYPSRPPGRQGPNQNWNQGYGNYWNQGYGNNYGNYGYNNQGYGGYDYSGYNNYYGGYGDYSTDQQGGYGKSPRRGGHQNNYKPY; encoded by the exons ATGTCGGACCTTGAAACCGGTGAAGATCCAACTGTGGTGAAAATGGAGGAGGACGGAGAGGCTAGCACCGAAGAGCAGACGCCGACTGTTGCAGAGGGCGGCCAGGCAGGAGAATCCGAGGGATCAAAGATTGATGCCAGCAAAAACGAAGAGGATGAGGG GAAAATGTTTGTTGGTGGTCTGAGCTGGGACACAACAAAGAAGGATTTGAAGGATTACTTCTCCAAGTTTGGGGAGGTGGTAGACTGCACCCTGAAGCTTGACCCCATGACAGGCCGGTCCCGAGGGTTCGGCTTTGTTCTGTTTAAAGCAGCTAACAGCGTTGATAAG GTGGTTTTACAGAAGGACCACAAGCTGAATGGGAAGGTGATCGACCCTAAGAAGGCCAAGGCCATGAAGAACAAGGAGCCCATCAGAAAGGTCTTTGTAGGAGGTCTTTCTCCAGATACTCCAGAGGAGAAGATCAGAGAATATTTCGGTGCCTTTGGAGAG GTGGAGTCCATTGAGCTCCCCATGGAAACCAAAACCAACAAGAGACGAGGCTTCTGCTTCATCACCttcaaagaggaggagagagtgaagaagaTCATGGAGAAAAAGTACCATAATATAGGATTAAGCAAG TGTGAGATTAAGGTGGCCATGTCCAAGGAGCAGTACCAGCAGCAGCACTGGGGGGGAGAAGGCAGAGGGGGATACCCCTCCAGGCCTCCCGGCAGACAGG GACCCAATCAGAATTGGAACCAGGGATATGGCAACTACTGGAACCAAGGTTACGGCAACAACTACGGCAACTATGGCTACAACAACCAAGGCTACGGTGGCTATGATTACTCTGGTTACAACAACTATTACGGCGGATATGGTGACTACAGCA CAGACCAGCAGGGTGGTTATGGGAAGTCCCCCAGGCGAGGTGGTCACCAAAACAATTACAAGCCGTATTGA
- the si:ch73-234b20.5 gene encoding vesicle-associated membrane protein 8: MADYSSQQPASSKMDSVQGQVNEVKVILKDNINKVLERGERLDDLVDKTHDLQATADSFQRTSTRVARKYWWKNAKMMIIIGVIVLIILILIILFATGVIPS, encoded by the exons ATG GCTGACTACAGTTCTCAACAGCCAGCCTCCTCTAAGATGGACTCAGTGCAGGGCCAAGTCAATGAAGTTAAAGTTATACTCAAAGACaacatcaacaaagtactggagaggggagagaggttagATGACTTGGTTGACAAGACACATGACCTACAAGCAACC GCAGACTCCTTTCAGAGGACATCCACGCGGGTAGCCCGGAAGTACTGGTGGAAGAACGCCAAGATGATGATCATCATTGGAGTGATAGTTCtgatcatcctcatcctcatcatcctGTTTGCTACAGGTGTCATCCCCAGTTAA